A stretch of Bacillus pseudomycoides DNA encodes these proteins:
- a CDS encoding DMT family transporter, with the protein MKNKVYVQLLGFAIFTGGTFNASKYAVQYFSAIHIAAWRFGIAAFVMLCLLKIGKHFDIEAGKGNVVYYILLGIVGVFGFNFFFFLGMKDTEAINGSLIMATNPLVTMILASVILREKIVRQQAIGMGFALLGVAFVITNGSFLVIQNLAFSKGDFYILLGNICWALYGVLGRKFIRGSSPMQTTAYTMTVGSLIFIMMSFMQKSVVPALEIPLLAWLSIIFMAIGMSVLGYLWWNNGIAQIGAARTSLFFNLVPVVTMLISFIEGVNITVAQCIGMILVITGVLYSSGIIKMKSKESVSI; encoded by the coding sequence ATGAAAAATAAAGTATATGTCCAGTTATTAGGATTTGCGATATTTACCGGTGGAACGTTCAACGCTTCGAAATACGCAGTACAATATTTTTCAGCGATTCATATAGCTGCATGGCGCTTTGGAATCGCTGCTTTTGTAATGCTTTGTCTTTTAAAGATAGGAAAACACTTTGATATAGAGGCAGGGAAGGGTAATGTGGTCTATTATATTTTGCTCGGGATAGTCGGTGTGTTTGGTTTTAATTTCTTTTTCTTTTTAGGAATGAAAGATACGGAAGCTATTAATGGATCACTTATTATGGCGACGAATCCACTTGTTACGATGATATTGGCAAGTGTAATCTTGCGAGAGAAAATTGTAAGACAGCAAGCGATTGGAATGGGATTTGCATTACTTGGGGTTGCTTTTGTTATTACAAACGGATCATTTTTGGTGATACAAAATTTAGCATTTTCAAAGGGGGATTTTTATATTTTATTAGGGAATATTTGCTGGGCATTATACGGTGTGTTAGGGAGAAAGTTTATTAGAGGTAGTAGTCCAATGCAAACGACGGCATATACAATGACTGTTGGATCACTTATTTTCATCATGATGTCCTTTATGCAAAAGAGTGTAGTGCCAGCTTTAGAAATCCCTCTATTAGCTTGGTTATCTATTATTTTTATGGCAATTGGAATGAGTGTGCTAGGTTACTTATGGTGGAATAATGGGATTGCTCAAATCGGTGCTGCAAGAACATCTTTATTCTTTAATTTAGTTCCTGTTGTTACTATGCTTATTTCTTTTATAGAAGGAGTAAACATAACGGTGGCACAATGTATAGGGATGATATTAGTGATTACAGGGGTACTATATTCTTCTGGTATTATTAAGATGAAATCAAAAGAAAGTGTGAGCATCTAA